From a single Nissabacter sp. SGAir0207 genomic region:
- the purB gene encoding adenylosuccinate lyase yields MELSSLTAVSPVDGRYGDKVSALRAIFSEFGLLKFRVQVEVRWLQKLASCAGIVEVPAFDADANAYLDQIVANFNEQDAQRIKDIEKTTNHDVKAVEYFLKEKVAAVPALHAVSEFIHFACTSEDINNLSHALMLHTAREEVVLPFWRKIIDALKAQALQYRDIPLLSRTHGQPATPSTIGKEFANVAYRMERQYRQLAQVEILGKINGAVGNYNAHLAAYPDVDWHQFSEEFVTSLGIQWNPYTTQIEPHDYIAELFDCIARFNTILIDFDRDIWGYIALNHFKQKTIAGEIGSSTMPHKVNPIDFENSEGNLGLANAVLGHLASKLPVSRWQRDLTDSTVLRNLGVGVGYALIAYQATLKGISKLEVNEANLAHELDHNWEVLAEPIQTVMRRYGIEKPYEKLKELTRGKRVDAAGMQAFIDGLALPEEEKTRLKAMTPGNYIGHATQLVDNLK; encoded by the coding sequence ATGGAATTATCCTCACTGACCGCCGTTTCCCCCGTTGATGGACGTTACGGTGATAAAGTCAGCGCGTTGCGCGCCATTTTCAGCGAATTCGGTCTGCTGAAATTCCGCGTGCAGGTTGAAGTACGGTGGCTGCAAAAACTGGCCTCCTGTGCAGGCATTGTTGAAGTTCCTGCATTTGACGCCGACGCAAACGCTTACCTTGACCAGATCGTGGCCAATTTCAACGAGCAGGATGCGCAACGGATCAAGGATATCGAGAAGACCACCAACCATGACGTGAAGGCGGTGGAGTACTTCCTGAAAGAGAAAGTGGCGGCGGTGCCTGCGCTGCACGCGGTCTCCGAGTTCATCCACTTCGCCTGCACCTCCGAGGACATCAACAACCTCTCCCATGCGCTGATGCTGCACACCGCGCGTGAAGAGGTGGTGCTGCCCTTCTGGCGCAAAATCATTGACGCGCTGAAGGCCCAGGCCCTGCAATACCGCGACATCCCGCTGCTGTCACGCACCCACGGCCAGCCAGCCACGCCGTCCACCATCGGCAAAGAGTTCGCCAACGTCGCCTACCGCATGGAGCGCCAGTACCGCCAGCTGGCCCAGGTGGAGATCCTCGGCAAAATCAACGGCGCGGTCGGCAACTACAACGCCCACCTGGCGGCCTACCCGGACGTTGACTGGCACCAGTTCAGCGAAGAGTTCGTGACCTCCCTTGGCATCCAGTGGAACCCCTACACCACTCAGATCGAGCCGCATGACTACATTGCGGAGCTGTTCGACTGCATCGCGCGCTTCAACACCATCCTGATCGACTTTGACCGCGACATCTGGGGTTACATCGCCCTCAACCACTTCAAGCAGAAGACCATTGCCGGTGAGATTGGCTCCTCCACCATGCCGCACAAGGTCAACCCGATTGACTTCGAAAACTCCGAGGGCAACCTGGGTCTGGCGAACGCGGTGCTGGGCCACCTGGCCAGCAAACTGCCGGTCTCCCGCTGGCAGCGCGATCTGACCGACTCCACCGTGCTGCGCAACCTCGGCGTGGGCGTGGGCTACGCGCTGATCGCCTATCAAGCGACCCTGAAGGGCATCAGCAAGCTGGAAGTGAACGAAGCCAACCTGGCCCATGAGCTGGACCACAACTGGGAAGTGCTGGCCGAGCCGATCCAGACCGTGATGCGCCGCTACGGCATCGAAAAGCCGTATGAGAAGCTGAAAGAGCTGACGCGTGGCAAGCGCGTGGACGCCGCCGGGATGCAGGCCTTCATCGACGGCCTCGCCCTGCCGGAAGAGGAAAAGACCCGCCTGAAGGCGATGACGCCGGGCAACTACATCGGCCACGCCACCCAGCTGGTCGACAATCTGAAGTAA
- the phoP gene encoding two-component system response regulator PhoP → MRVLVVEDNALLRHHLTVQMRELGHQVDAAEDAKEADYFLHEHAPDIAIVDLGLPGEDGLSLIQRWRGHQAKLPILVLTARESWQDKVAVLEAGADDYVTKPFHLEEVIARMQALMRRNSGLASQIISLPPFQIDLSRRELSIQGQPVRLTAFEYTIIETLIRNAGKVVSKDTLMLQLYPDAELRESHTIDVLMGRLRKKMQAGYPQDVITTVRGQGYRFDAV, encoded by the coding sequence ATGCGAGTATTGGTAGTGGAGGATAACGCCCTGCTGCGTCACCACCTGACGGTGCAGATGCGTGAGCTGGGCCACCAGGTGGATGCCGCGGAGGACGCCAAAGAGGCGGACTACTTTTTGCACGAACATGCGCCGGATATCGCCATTGTCGATCTCGGCCTGCCGGGCGAGGATGGCCTCAGCCTGATCCAGCGCTGGCGCGGCCATCAGGCCAAGCTGCCGATTTTGGTGCTGACTGCCCGTGAGAGTTGGCAGGACAAGGTGGCAGTGCTGGAGGCGGGCGCGGATGACTATGTCACCAAGCCGTTCCACCTGGAGGAGGTGATTGCCCGGATGCAGGCGCTGATGCGCCGCAACAGCGGGCTGGCCTCACAGATCATCAGCCTGCCGCCGTTCCAGATTGATCTCTCACGGCGCGAATTGAGCATTCAGGGGCAGCCAGTGCGCCTGACCGCCTTTGAGTACACCATCATTGAGACGCTGATCCGCAATGCCGGCAAGGTGGTGAGCAAGGACACGCTGATGTTGCAGCTCTACCCGGATGCCGAACTGCGTGAGAGCCACACCATCGACGTGCTGATGGGCCGTTTGCGCAAAAAGATGCAGGCTGGCTACCCACAGGATGTGATCACTACCGTGCGCGGTCAGGGCTATCGCTTTGATGCCGTCTGA
- the phoQ gene encoding two-component system sensor histidine kinase PhoQ, with amino-acid sequence MTRKAPFSLRSRFLLATAGVVLALSLSYGLVAVVGYTVSFDKTAYQLLRGESNLFFSLAQWRNRQLTIAVPPDLELNFPTLVFIYDDRGTLLWRQRAVPEMEARIQPNWLRKGGFYELDANPHLSSAVVGNNPRAQHQLRGYDNNDDQSLTHSVVVNRYAATARLPPLTIVVVDTIPQELQRTDLVWQWFSYVLAANLLLVLPLLWLAAHWSLRPIKALARQIGELEKRERDMLDENPPRELRSLVRNLNLLLSNERGRYTRYRTTLADLTHSLKTPLAVLQSTLRSLRGGQQLTIDQAEPVMLEQISRISQQIGYYLHRASVSSEKNVLTREIHSASALLDSLCSALNKVYQRKGVVLTLDLPPELAFVGEKNDFMEVMGNILDNACKYSLEFVEVSAIPAEHALVLVVDDDGPGIPASKRDLIFQRGQRADTLRPGQGIGLAVASEIIAQYQGDIQIDDSPLGGTRMRITFGRQTGSDA; translated from the coding sequence ATGACCCGTAAAGCGCCCTTCTCGCTGCGCTCCCGCTTTTTGCTGGCCACGGCGGGCGTCGTGCTGGCGCTCTCCCTCTCCTACGGGCTGGTGGCGGTGGTGGGTTATACCGTCAGCTTCGACAAAACCGCCTACCAGCTGCTGCGCGGCGAGAGCAATCTATTCTTCAGCCTGGCGCAGTGGCGCAACCGGCAACTGACCATCGCGGTGCCGCCGGATCTGGAGCTGAACTTCCCGACGCTGGTGTTCATCTATGATGATCGGGGCACGCTGCTGTGGCGGCAGCGGGCAGTGCCGGAGATGGAGGCGCGCATCCAGCCCAACTGGCTGCGCAAGGGCGGCTTCTATGAACTGGACGCCAACCCGCACCTGAGCAGCGCGGTGGTCGGCAACAACCCGCGCGCCCAGCACCAGCTGCGCGGCTATGACAACAACGATGATCAGTCCCTGACCCACTCGGTGGTGGTCAACCGCTACGCCGCCACCGCCCGCCTGCCGCCGCTGACCATCGTGGTGGTGGACACCATCCCGCAGGAGTTGCAACGCACCGATCTGGTCTGGCAGTGGTTCAGCTACGTGCTGGCGGCCAACCTGCTGCTGGTGCTGCCGTTGCTGTGGCTGGCGGCGCACTGGAGCCTGCGGCCGATCAAGGCACTGGCGCGCCAGATTGGCGAGCTGGAGAAGCGCGAGCGCGACATGCTGGATGAGAACCCGCCGCGCGAGTTGCGCAGTCTGGTGCGCAACCTCAACCTGCTGCTAAGCAATGAGCGCGGCCGCTACACCCGCTACCGCACCACCCTCGCTGACCTCACCCACAGCCTGAAGACCCCGCTGGCGGTGCTGCAATCGACCCTGCGATCGCTGCGCGGCGGCCAGCAACTGACCATCGATCAGGCAGAGCCGGTGATGCTGGAGCAGATTAGCCGCATCTCGCAGCAGATTGGCTACTACCTGCACCGTGCCAGCGTCAGCTCTGAGAAAAACGTGCTGACGCGCGAGATCCACTCGGCGTCGGCGCTGCTCGACAGCCTCTGTTCGGCGCTGAACAAGGTCTACCAGCGCAAAGGGGTGGTGCTGACGCTCGACCTGCCGCCGGAATTGGCCTTTGTCGGCGAGAAGAATGACTTTATGGAGGTGATGGGAAATATCCTCGACAACGCCTGCAAGTATTCGCTGGAGTTTGTCGAGGTGAGCGCCATCCCGGCGGAGCACGCGCTGGTGCTGGTGGTGGACGATGACGGCCCCGGCATCCCGGCCAGCAAGCGCGACCTGATTTTCCAGCGCGGCCAGCGCGCCGACACCCTGCGGCCCGGTCAGGGCATCGGTTTGGCGGTGGCCAGCGAGATCATCGCCCAGTACCAAGGTGACATCCAGATTGATGACAGCCCGCTCGGCGGCACGCGGATGCGCATCACCTTTGGCCGCCAGACCGGCAGCGACGCCTGA
- a CDS encoding cupin domain-containing protein, whose protein sequence is MDYQLDLDWHDFLQRYWQKRPVILKRGFKNFIDPLSPDELAGLAMENEVDSRLVSHEEGRWQVSHGPFESYDHLGETNWSLLVQAVDHWHEPSAALMRPFRHIPDWRMDDLMISFSVPGGGVGPHLDQYDVFIIQGTGRRRWRVGEKVPMKQHCPHPDLLQVEPFDAIIDEEMEPGDILYIPPGFPHEGYSLENALNYSVGFRAPSGRELVSGFADYVLSRELGSKRYSDPDLPAREQHADILPQELDGLRGMMLELLQQPEHFEGWFGEFISQSRHELDLAPPEPPYQAGEIYELLQGGETLQRVGGLRVLRIGERCFVNGERIETDHHEAANALCQHHTLDASHFGDALDDPSFLALLAALVNSGYWYFQD, encoded by the coding sequence ATGGATTATCAACTCGATCTCGACTGGCATGACTTCCTGCAACGCTACTGGCAGAAACGCCCGGTCATCCTGAAGCGCGGCTTCAAAAACTTTATCGATCCCCTCTCCCCGGATGAACTGGCCGGTTTGGCGATGGAGAACGAGGTGGACAGCCGGCTGGTCAGCCATGAGGAGGGGCGCTGGCAGGTGAGCCACGGCCCATTCGAGAGCTATGACCATCTGGGTGAGACGAACTGGTCGCTGCTGGTGCAGGCGGTCGATCACTGGCACGAGCCTTCCGCGGCGCTGATGCGCCCGTTCCGCCACATCCCGGACTGGCGGATGGATGACCTGATGATCTCCTTCTCGGTGCCGGGCGGCGGCGTTGGCCCGCACCTCGACCAGTATGACGTGTTCATTATCCAGGGCACCGGCCGCCGCCGCTGGCGTGTCGGCGAAAAGGTGCCGATGAAACAGCACTGCCCGCACCCGGATCTGCTGCAGGTTGAGCCGTTCGACGCCATCATTGATGAGGAGATGGAGCCGGGCGATATCCTCTACATCCCGCCGGGCTTCCCGCATGAGGGCTACTCGCTGGAGAACGCCCTCAACTACTCCGTCGGCTTCCGTGCGCCGAGCGGCCGCGAGCTGGTCAGCGGTTTCGCGGACTATGTGCTGTCACGCGAGCTGGGCAGCAAGCGCTACAGTGACCCGGATCTGCCAGCGCGTGAGCAACATGCCGACATCCTGCCACAGGAGCTGGATGGCCTGCGCGGCATGATGCTGGAGCTGCTGCAACAGCCGGAGCACTTTGAGGGGTGGTTTGGCGAGTTTATCTCCCAGTCGCGCCATGAGCTGGATCTGGCACCGCCAGAGCCGCCCTATCAGGCCGGTGAGATCTATGAGCTGCTGCAGGGCGGGGAGACGCTGCAACGCGTCGGCGGGCTGCGGGTACTGCGGATTGGTGAGCGCTGCTTCGTCAACGGCGAGCGCATCGAAACCGATCACCATGAGGCCGCCAACGCGCTCTGCCAGCACCACACGCTGGACGCCTCGCACTTCGGCGATGCGCTGGACGATCCCTCCTTCCTGGCGCTGCTGGCCGCGCTGGTCAACAGCGGTTACTGGTACTTCCAGGATTGA
- the pepT gene encoding peptidase T, producing the protein MDKLLDRFLHYVSIDSQSKPNVRQVPSSEGQWRLARVLQEELATLGLTDITLSEHGCVMATLPANVAWPVPVIGFISHLDTSPDFTAKNVNPQVVENYRGGDVALGSGEEVLSPVMFPVLHQLQGHTLITTDGKTLLGADDKAGIAEIMTALAQLIQQDIPHGKIRVAFTPDEEVGKGPHYFDVPAFGAEWAYTIDGSGIGELQYENFNAASATVKIVGNNVHPGSAKGVMVNALTLATRFQQALPAEEVPERTDGYEGFFHLNSMKGSVDRAEMHYIIRDFDRAKFEARKQQLVAVAEQVGKGLPPECYIEVTLEDSYYNMHDQVAAHPHIVEIAAEAMRRCDIEPEIKPIRGGTDGAQLSFMGLPCPNIFTGGYNYHGKHEFATLEGMEKTVAVIARIAELTAQRAKAE; encoded by the coding sequence ATGGATAAATTACTCGACCGTTTTCTGCACTATGTCTCGATTGACAGCCAGTCCAAGCCCAATGTCCGGCAGGTGCCGAGCAGCGAGGGCCAGTGGCGTCTGGCGCGCGTGCTCCAGGAGGAGCTGGCGACGCTCGGGCTGACAGACATCACCCTCAGCGAGCATGGCTGCGTCATGGCGACGCTGCCGGCCAACGTGGCGTGGCCGGTGCCGGTGATTGGCTTTATCTCCCACCTCGACACCTCGCCGGACTTCACCGCGAAAAACGTCAACCCGCAGGTGGTGGAGAACTACCGTGGCGGCGACGTGGCGCTCGGCAGCGGCGAGGAGGTGCTGTCGCCGGTGATGTTCCCGGTACTGCACCAGTTGCAGGGGCACACGCTGATCACCACCGATGGCAAAACCCTGCTCGGGGCCGATGACAAGGCGGGCATCGCCGAGATCATGACCGCGCTGGCGCAGCTGATCCAGCAGGATATCCCGCACGGCAAAATCCGCGTCGCCTTCACCCCGGACGAGGAGGTGGGCAAGGGGCCGCACTACTTCGATGTGCCAGCCTTCGGCGCGGAGTGGGCCTACACCATTGACGGCAGCGGCATCGGCGAGTTGCAGTATGAGAACTTCAACGCCGCCTCCGCCACCGTCAAGATTGTCGGTAACAACGTCCACCCCGGCAGCGCCAAAGGGGTGATGGTCAACGCCCTGACGCTGGCGACCCGCTTCCAGCAGGCGCTGCCCGCGGAGGAGGTGCCGGAGCGCACGGACGGCTACGAGGGCTTTTTCCACCTCAACAGCATGAAGGGCAGCGTCGATCGCGCCGAGATGCACTACATCATCCGCGACTTTGACCGGGCGAAATTTGAGGCGCGCAAACAGCAGCTGGTGGCGGTGGCGGAGCAGGTGGGCAAGGGGTTGCCGCCGGAGTGCTACATTGAGGTGACGCTGGAGGACAGCTACTACAACATGCATGACCAGGTGGCGGCGCACCCGCACATTGTCGAGATCGCCGCCGAGGCGATGCGCCGCTGCGACATCGAGCCGGAGATCAAGCCAATCCGGGGCGGCACCGACGGGGCGCAGCTCTCCTTCATGGGCCTGCCCTGCCCGAACATCTTCACCGGCGGCTACAACTACCACGGCAAGCATGAGTTCGCCACGTTGGAGGGGATGGAGAAGACGGTGGCGGTGATTGCCCGCATCGCAGAGCTGACGGCGCAGCGCGCCAAAGCGGAGTAA
- the potA gene encoding spermidine/putrescine ABC transporter ATP-binding protein PotA, whose protein sequence is MTENLAPTPLVTLSGLSKAFDGKTIIRDLNLTINHGEFLTLLGPSGCGKTTVLRLIAGLEETDTGRIVLDGQEITAVPAEQRNVNTVFQSYALFPHMSVFENVAFGLRMQKTAAAEITARVTEALRMVQLDEFAQRRPHQLSGGQQQRVAIARAVVNRPRVLLLDESLSALDYKLRKQMQNELKALQRKLGITFVFVTHDQEEALTMSDRIVVMRDGRIEQDGTPRQIYEEPENLFVASFIGEINIFEAEVLHRLDGDRVRARIEGRECDITVNRLAVTPGQKLNVLLRPEDLRVEEISDADEAEGFIGHVRERNYKGMTLESTVELASGKLVMVSEFFNEDDPDVDHSLDQRVAVTWVESWEVVLADE, encoded by the coding sequence ATGACTGAAAACCTGGCCCCGACCCCGCTGGTAACCCTGAGCGGATTGAGTAAAGCTTTTGACGGCAAAACGATAATCCGCGATCTCAACCTCACCATCAATCATGGTGAATTCCTGACCCTGCTCGGCCCCTCCGGCTGCGGCAAAACCACTGTGCTGCGGCTGATTGCCGGGCTGGAAGAGACCGACACCGGCCGCATCGTGCTGGATGGGCAGGAGATTACCGCCGTGCCGGCGGAGCAGCGCAACGTCAATACCGTGTTCCAGAGCTATGCGCTCTTCCCGCACATGAGCGTGTTTGAGAACGTGGCATTCGGTCTGCGGATGCAGAAGACCGCAGCGGCGGAGATCACGGCGCGCGTCACCGAGGCGCTACGCATGGTGCAGCTGGATGAGTTCGCCCAGCGCCGCCCGCACCAGCTCTCCGGCGGCCAGCAGCAGCGGGTGGCGATCGCCCGCGCCGTGGTCAACCGCCCGCGCGTGCTGCTGCTGGATGAGTCGCTCTCTGCCCTCGACTACAAGCTGCGCAAGCAGATGCAGAATGAGCTGAAGGCGCTGCAACGCAAGCTCGGCATCACCTTCGTGTTCGTGACCCACGATCAGGAGGAGGCGCTGACCATGTCCGATCGCATCGTGGTGATGCGCGACGGCCGCATCGAGCAGGATGGCACCCCGCGCCAGATCTACGAGGAGCCAGAGAACCTGTTCGTCGCCAGCTTTATCGGGGAGATCAACATCTTTGAGGCGGAGGTTCTCCATCGGCTGGATGGCGACCGGGTGCGCGCCCGCATTGAGGGGCGCGAGTGTGACATCACCGTCAACCGCCTGGCGGTGACGCCGGGGCAAAAGCTGAACGTGCTGCTGCGCCCGGAGGATCTGCGCGTCGAGGAGATCAGCGACGCCGACGAGGCCGAGGGCTTTATCGGCCACGTGCGCGAGCGCAACTATAAGGGCATGACGCTGGAGTCCACGGTGGAGCTGGCGAGCGGCAAGCTGGTGATGGTCAGCGAGTTCTTCAACGAAGATGACCCGGATGTGGACCACTCCCTCGATCAGCGCGTGGCGGTGACCTGGGTGGAGAGCTGGGAGGTGGTGCTGGCCGATGAATAG
- the potB gene encoding spermidine/putrescine ABC transporter permease PotB produces the protein MNSARKHFQRGVITLVVAWLTLFVFLPNLMIIGTSFLTRDNESLVSLVFTLDNYRRLLDPLYADVLLHSINMALIATLCCLLIGYPFAFILARMPKKVRPLLLFLLIVPFWTNSLIRVYGLKIFLSTRGYLNEWLMALGLIDTPLRIMYTPQAVILGLVYILLPFMVMPLYASIEKLDKGYLEAARDLGANRVQAFVRIILPLTMPGIIAGCLLVMLPAMGLFYIADLMGGAKNLLIGNVIKSQFLNIRDWPFGAATSICLTLLMGLLLLVYYKVAKALNKKGELE, from the coding sequence ATGAATAGCGCACGCAAGCACTTCCAGCGGGGGGTGATCACTCTGGTGGTGGCGTGGCTGACGCTGTTTGTCTTCCTGCCCAACCTGATGATCATCGGCACCAGCTTCCTGACCCGCGACAACGAGAGTCTGGTCAGTCTGGTCTTTACCCTCGACAACTACCGCCGATTGCTCGATCCGCTCTATGCCGATGTGCTGCTGCACTCGATCAACATGGCGCTGATCGCCACGCTCTGCTGCCTGCTGATTGGCTACCCGTTCGCCTTCATTTTGGCGCGGATGCCGAAAAAGGTGCGGCCGCTGCTCTTGTTCCTGCTGATTGTGCCCTTCTGGACCAACTCGCTGATCCGCGTCTACGGCCTGAAGATCTTTCTCAGCACCCGTGGCTACCTGAATGAGTGGCTAATGGCGCTCGGCCTGATCGACACCCCGCTGCGCATCATGTACACGCCGCAGGCGGTGATTCTGGGGCTGGTTTACATCCTGCTGCCCTTTATGGTGATGCCGCTCTACGCCAGCATCGAGAAGCTGGACAAGGGCTACCTGGAGGCGGCCCGCGACTTGGGCGCGAACCGGGTGCAGGCTTTCGTGCGCATCATCCTGCCGCTCACCATGCCCGGCATCATCGCCGGCTGCCTGCTGGTGATGCTGCCAGCAATGGGGCTGTTCTACATCGCTGACCTGATGGGCGGGGCGAAAAACCTGCTGATCGGCAACGTCATCAAGAGCCAGTTCCTCAATATCCGCGACTGGCCGTTTGGCGCGGCCACCAGCATCTGCCTGACACTGCTGATGGGACTGCTGTTGCTGGTCTACTACAAGGTCGCCAAGGCGCTGAACAAGAAAGGGGAGCTGGAATGA
- the potC gene encoding spermidine/putrescine ABC transporter permease PotC, with translation MIGRWLRGGFMTLVYAYFYIPIIILIVNSFNRSRFGFDWQGFTTQWYDTLFNNDSLIQAARHSVTMGVLSATFATLIGTLTAVALYRYRFRGKPFVSGMLFVVMMSPDIVMAISLLVLFMLVGISLGFWSLLFSHITFCLPFVVVTVYSRLKGFDVRMLEAARDLGAGELTILRKIILPLAMPAVAAGWLLSFTLSMDDVVVSSFVTGPGYEILPLKIYSMVKVGVSPEVNALATLLLGLSLVLVFASQWLLREREGR, from the coding sequence ATGATTGGACGCTGGCTGCGTGGCGGCTTTATGACGCTGGTCTACGCCTACTTCTATATCCCCATCATCATCCTGATTGTGAACTCCTTCAACCGCTCACGCTTCGGCTTTGACTGGCAGGGCTTCACCACCCAGTGGTATGACACGCTGTTCAACAACGACAGCCTGATTCAGGCGGCGCGCCACTCGGTGACCATGGGGGTGCTCTCCGCCACCTTCGCCACCCTGATTGGCACCCTGACCGCCGTGGCGCTCTACCGCTATCGCTTCCGTGGCAAGCCGTTCGTCAGCGGAATGCTGTTCGTGGTGATGATGTCGCCGGACATCGTGATGGCCATCTCCCTGCTGGTGCTGTTTATGCTGGTGGGCATCTCGCTCGGCTTCTGGTCGCTGCTCTTTTCGCACATCACCTTCTGCCTGCCCTTTGTGGTGGTGACGGTCTACTCGCGCCTGAAGGGCTTTGACGTGCGGATGCTTGAGGCGGCGCGCGATCTGGGTGCCGGTGAGCTGACCATCCTGCGCAAAATCATCCTGCCGCTGGCGATGCCCGCGGTGGCGGCCGGCTGGCTGCTGAGCTTCACCCTCTCGATGGATGATGTGGTGGTCTCCTCCTTCGTCACCGGGCCGGGCTATGAGATTTTGCCGCTGAAGATCTACTCAATGGTGAAGGTCGGGGTGTCGCCGGAGGTGAACGCGCTGGCGACGCTGCTGCTGGGGCTGTCACTGGTGCTGGTGTTTGCCAGCCAGTGGCTGCTGCGCGAACGCGAGGGGCGCTGA
- the potD gene encoding spermidine/putrescine ABC transporter substrate-binding protein PotD, with product MKKRAHWLVAGLLAASTFAQAADDGKTLYFYNWTEYVPPGLLEQFTKETGIKVIYSTYESNESMYAKLKTYKDGAYDLVVPSTYFIAKMRKEGMLQKIDKSKLSHFSALDPNLLNKPFDPNNDYSIPYIWGATAIGVNSDQIDPATVTRWADLWKPQYKSSLLLTDDAREVFQVALRKLGYSGNTTDPKEIEAAYQELKKLMPNVLAFNSDNPANPFMEGEVNLGMVWNGSAYVARQSGIPLTVVWPKEGGIFWMDSLAIPANAHNVEGAHKLIDFLLRPEVAAQVAETIGYPTPNLEAKKLLPPEVANDPSLYPPAEVLKNGEWQNDVGAASELYETEYQKLKAGQ from the coding sequence ATGAAAAAGAGAGCACACTGGCTGGTGGCTGGCCTGCTGGCCGCCAGCACCTTCGCCCAGGCCGCCGATGATGGCAAAACCTTGTACTTCTACAACTGGACTGAGTATGTGCCGCCGGGGCTGCTGGAGCAGTTCACCAAAGAGACCGGCATCAAGGTGATCTACTCCACCTATGAGTCCAATGAGAGCATGTACGCCAAGCTGAAGACTTACAAGGATGGCGCCTACGATCTGGTGGTGCCCTCCACCTACTTCATCGCCAAGATGCGCAAAGAGGGGATGCTGCAAAAGATCGACAAGAGCAAGCTGAGCCACTTCTCTGCCCTGGATCCGAACCTGCTGAACAAGCCGTTTGACCCGAACAATGACTACTCCATCCCCTATATCTGGGGCGCGACTGCCATTGGCGTCAACAGTGACCAGATCGATCCGGCAACCGTTACCCGTTGGGCTGACCTGTGGAAACCGCAGTACAAGAGCAGCCTGCTGCTGACTGACGATGCGCGGGAAGTGTTCCAGGTTGCCCTGCGCAAGCTCGGCTACTCCGGCAATACCACCGATCCGAAAGAGATTGAGGCGGCCTATCAGGAGTTGAAAAAGCTGATGCCGAACGTGCTGGCCTTCAACTCTGACAACCCGGCCAACCCCTTTATGGAGGGAGAGGTGAATCTGGGGATGGTGTGGAACGGCTCCGCCTACGTGGCGCGCCAGTCGGGCATCCCGCTGACGGTGGTGTGGCCGAAAGAGGGTGGCATCTTCTGGATGGACAGCCTGGCGATCCCGGCCAACGCGCACAACGTGGAGGGCGCGCACAAGCTGATCGACTTCCTGCTGCGCCCGGAAGTGGCGGCGCAGGTGGCGGAGACCATCGGCTACCCGACGCCCAATCTGGAGGCCAAGAAGCTGCTGCCGCCTGAGGTGGCCAATGACCCCTCCCTCTACCCGCCCGCTGAAGTGCTGAAAAACGGCGAGTGGCAGAATGACGTGGGTGCCGCCAGCGAACTCTACGAAACAGAGTACCAGAAGCTGAAAGCCGGCCAGTAA
- the cobB gene encoding Sir2 family NAD+-dependent deacetylase, whose protein sequence is MQTRHRLRRFRKHKRLRQQRFRSRIFHRDNMAATEMKKPFVVVLTGAGISAESGIRTFRAADGLWEEHRVEEVATPEGFQRDPLKVQNFYNARRRQLQQPEIAPNAAHRALAELEAALGDRFLLVTQNIDDLHERGGNHQVLHMHGELLKARCTRSGQVVAWPGDLTLEDRCHCCQFPAPLRPHVVWFGEMPIGMDEIYQALAQADYFIAIGTSGHVYPAAGFVHEARLGGAHTVELNLEPSQVESQFHERRYGLASEVVPAFVREMLAGGAGKWE, encoded by the coding sequence ATGCAGACGCGCCACAGGTTGCGCCGTTTCCGTAAGCACAAGCGCTTGCGGCAACAACGTTTTCGCTCACGCATTTTCCATCGGGACAATATGGCGGCTACCGAGATGAAAAAACCTTTTGTGGTGGTATTGACGGGCGCGGGCATCTCCGCGGAGTCGGGCATCCGTACCTTCCGGGCGGCGGATGGGTTGTGGGAGGAGCACCGGGTGGAGGAGGTCGCCACGCCGGAGGGGTTCCAGCGCGATCCGCTCAAGGTGCAGAACTTCTACAACGCCCGCCGTCGGCAGTTGCAACAGCCAGAGATTGCGCCCAATGCCGCGCACCGCGCGCTGGCAGAGCTGGAGGCGGCGCTCGGCGACCGCTTTTTGCTGGTGACGCAGAATATTGATGACCTGCACGAGCGCGGCGGCAATCATCAGGTGCTGCATATGCATGGCGAGCTGCTGAAGGCGCGCTGCACCCGCTCCGGTCAGGTGGTGGCGTGGCCCGGCGACCTGACGCTGGAAGATCGCTGCCACTGTTGCCAGTTCCCCGCGCCGCTGCGCCCGCATGTGGTGTGGTTCGGCGAGATGCCGATCGGCATGGATGAGATCTATCAGGCGCTGGCGCAGGCTGACTACTTTATCGCCATCGGCACCTCGGGCCACGTCTACCCGGCGGCTGGCTTTGTGCATGAGGCCCGGCTGGGCGGCGCGCACACGGTGGAGCTGAACCTGGAACCAAGCCAGGTGGAGAGCCAGTTCCATGAGCGGCGCTACGGGTTGGCGAGTGAGGTAGTACCGGCGTTTGTGCGGGAGATGCTGGCCGGCGGTGCCGGTAAGTGGGAGTAA